A genomic window from Zalophus californianus isolate mZalCal1 chromosome 13, mZalCal1.pri.v2, whole genome shotgun sequence includes:
- the LOC113934730 gene encoding TATA box-binding protein-associated factor RNA polymerase I subunit D-like isoform X1, translating to MNFNSIMASNSAVEIENESDNSSGSSLFKTQCVPYSPKQGQRNPTRKFVHSPEDVQARDSSSDSSFEPRPLTLKAIFERFKKKKRKKRKYKPTGRPRGRPKGRKNTRRSQINKKQVQDKGSGFPFLESENARKPLPWRKILTFEQAVARGFFNYLEKLKYEYYLKESLKQMNVGEDLEKEDFDSRRYKYLDDDGSLSPIEESETEEAATNLEHNDECDIKLVDNNDFIISSEVPKMKNVYLEQEEYTEEAALSKKRASKSKNIGQDRMA from the coding sequence ATGAATTTTAACTCTATAATGGCATCTAATTCAGCTGTGGAAATTGAAAATGAGAGTGATAACTCTTCTGGTAGCAGCTTATTTAAAACTCAGTGTGTCCCTTACTCACCTAAACAGGGGCAAAGAAACCCTACTAGAAAGTTTGTTCATTCACCTGAAGATGTTCAGGCAAGGGATTCATCTAGTGACTCATCTTTTGAACCAAGACCATTGActttaaaagctatttttgaaagattcaaaaaaaagaaacgtaaaaagaggaaatataaacCAACAGGAAGACCAAGGGGAAGaccaaaagggagaaaaaacacTAGACGttcccaaataaataagaaacaagttCAAGATAAAGGATCTGGGTTCCCATTTTTAGAATCTGAGAATGCAAGAAAACCATTACCTTGGAGAAAAATTTTAACCTTTGAGCAAGCAGTGGCAAGAGGATTTTTCAACTACCTTGAAAAACTGAAGTATGAATACTACCTCAAGGAATCCTTGAAACAAATGAATGTTGGTGaagatttagaaaaagaagatttTGACAGTCGTAGATACAAATACTTGGATGATGatggttctctctctcctattgAAGAATCAGAAACAGAGGAGGCTGCAACAAATCTTGAACATAATGATGAATGTGATATCAAATTGGTGGACAATAATGATTTCATAATAAGTTCTGAAGTACCAAAGATGAAGAATGTGTATTTAGAACAAGAAGAATATACTGAAGAAGCCGCTTTGTCTAAAAAGAGAGCATCAAAGTCCAAAAACATTGGACAGGACAGAATGGCCTGA
- the LOC113934986 gene encoding 60S ribosomal protein L32-like produces MAALRPLVKPKIIKKRTKKFIRHQSDRYVKIKRNWRKPRGIDNRVCRRFKGQILMPNIGYGSNKKTEHMLPSGFWKFLVHNVKELEVLLMCNKSYCAEIAHNVSSKNRKAIVERAAQLAIRVTNPNARLRSKENE; encoded by the coding sequence ATGGCTGCCCTCAGACCTCTGGTGAAGCCCAAGATCattaaaaagaggaccaagaagttCATCCGGCACCAGTCAGACCGCTATGTCAAAATTAAGCGCAACTGGCGGAAACCCAGAGGCATTGACAATAGGGTGTGCAGAAGATTCAAGGGCCAGATCTTGATGCCCAACATTGGTTACGggagcaacaagaaaacagaGCACATGTTGCCCAGTGGCTTCTGGAAGTTCCTAGTCCACAACGTTAAGGAGCTTGAAGTGCTGCTGATGTGCAACAAATCTTACTGTGCAGAGATTGCTCACAATGTCTCCTCCAAGAACCGCAAAGCTATTGTGGAAAGAGCAGCCCAACTGGCAATCAGAGTCACCAATCCCAACGCCAGGCTGcgcagcaaagaaaatgaatag
- the LOC113934730 gene encoding TATA box-binding protein-associated factor RNA polymerase I subunit D-like isoform X2: MNFNSIMASNSAVEIENESDNSSGSSLFKTQCVPYSPKQGQRNPTRKFVHSPEDVQARDSSSDSSFEPRPLTLKAIFERFKKKKRKKRKYKPTGRPRGRPKGRKNTRRSQINKKQVQDKGSGFPFLESENARKPLPWRKILTFEQAVARGFFNYLEKLKYEYYLKESLKQMNVGEDLEKEDFDSRRYKYLDDDGSLSPIEESETEEAATNLEHNDECDIKLVAFHLNTMSGL, from the exons ATGAATTTTAACTCTATAATGGCATCTAATTCAGCTGTGGAAATTGAAAATGAGAGTGATAACTCTTCTGGTAGCAGCTTATTTAAAACTCAGTGTGTCCCTTACTCACCTAAACAGGGGCAAAGAAACCCTACTAGAAAGTTTGTTCATTCACCTGAAGATGTTCAGGCAAGGGATTCATCTAGTGACTCATCTTTTGAACCAAGACCATTGActttaaaagctatttttgaaagattcaaaaaaaagaaacgtaaaaagaggaaatataaacCAACAGGAAGACCAAGGGGAAGaccaaaagggagaaaaaacacTAGACGttcccaaataaataagaaacaagttCAAGATAAAGGATCTGGGTTCCCATTTTTAGAATCTGAGAATGCAAGAAAACCATTACCTTGGAGAAAAATTTTAACCTTTGAGCAAGCAGTGGCAAGAGGATTTTTCAACTACCTTGAAAAACTGAAGTATGAATACTACCTCAAGGAATCCTTGAAACAAATGAATGTTGGTGaagatttagaaaaagaagatttTGACAGTCGTAGATACAAATACTTGGATGATGatggttctctctctcctattgAAGAATCAGAAACAGAGGAGGCTGCAACAAATCTTGAACATAATGATGAATGTGATATCAAATTGGTG GCTTTTCACTTGAACACAATGTCTGGACTTTAA